In Helianthus annuus cultivar XRQ/B chromosome 3, HanXRQr2.0-SUNRISE, whole genome shotgun sequence, a single window of DNA contains:
- the LOC118490698 gene encoding protein NOI4-like isoform X2: MSEEKGRPLPKFGDWDVNDPASAEGFTVIFNKARDEKKTGGKADSPSNVDPGNKHAAAPVKKPPAKKWFCCMQAPSAES, from the exons ATGTCG GAGGAGAAGGGTAGGCCGTTGCCGAAATTTGGGGATTGGGATGTAAATGATCCTGCTTCAGCTGAGGGTTTTACTGTGATTTTTAATAAAGCTCGGGATGAGAAGAAGACAGGTGGCAAGGCAGACTCGCCGTCAAATGTAGATCCTGGTAATAAGCATGCTGCTGCCCCTGTAAAGAAACCTCCAGCT AAGAAATGGTTTTGCTGCATGCAAGCACCTTCTGCGGAATCCTGA
- the LOC118490698 gene encoding protein NOI4-like isoform X1 has product MILLIGIPFEHTGHPYAPPTRTHEEEKGRPLPKFGDWDVNDPASAEGFTVIFNKARDEKKTGGKADSPSNVDPGNKHAAAPVKKPPAKKWFCCMQAPSAES; this is encoded by the exons ATGATTTTATTGATTGGAATTCCTTTCGAACACACAGGTCACCCCTACGCCCCACCGACACGCACACACGAG GAGGAGAAGGGTAGGCCGTTGCCGAAATTTGGGGATTGGGATGTAAATGATCCTGCTTCAGCTGAGGGTTTTACTGTGATTTTTAATAAAGCTCGGGATGAGAAGAAGACAGGTGGCAAGGCAGACTCGCCGTCAAATGTAGATCCTGGTAATAAGCATGCTGCTGCCCCTGTAAAGAAACCTCCAGCT AAGAAATGGTTTTGCTGCATGCAAGCACCTTCTGCGGAATCCTGA